One stretch of Micromonospora cremea DNA includes these proteins:
- a CDS encoding ricin-type beta-trefoil lectin domain protein — protein MARRLDGATPRQPRTRLITALVAALLAVPTSLAGTATAASVATTGPITGYGGKCVDVAAANPANNTPVQLYTCNGSGAQQWTVADDGTIRALGKCLDIAAGSTANGARAQIYDCNGTGAQQWSSTAGQLVNPTSGKCLDATGPSSADGTPLQIWSCTGAANQTWTLPTGGGTPPPPSGGFTHPGVLVSRGQLDFVRGRVQAGAQPWASAYNQMMGSRYASLSRTPAPRAVVECGSYSNPNNGCTDEREDAIAAYTDALAWYVTGDARYAQKSIQIMDAWSATITAHTGSNAPLQTGWAASVWPRAAEVIKYTYTSWPNANRFATMLRNVYLPMVRNGSGSNGNWELTMMEATVGIAVFLEDRAVYDAAVARFLNRTRAFVYLPSDGALPYTMPGSGLDTSAEIIGYWHGQSTFVAGLAQETCRDFVHTGYGISAISHVAETSRVQGRDLYPQVGERLRQALGLHSRYQLGEAPPSWLCGGSLTRGLGPITEVGFNAMSNRLGNVMTNTQTLTLQQRPAGSNNLFVAWETLTHANNPN, from the coding sequence ATGGCGCGACGATTGGATGGGGCAACCCCCCGCCAGCCCCGCACCCGGTTAATCACCGCGCTCGTTGCGGCCCTGCTCGCCGTACCGACAAGCCTGGCGGGCACCGCCACCGCCGCGTCCGTGGCCACGACGGGCCCCATCACCGGGTACGGCGGCAAGTGCGTCGACGTGGCCGCCGCGAACCCGGCCAACAACACCCCGGTCCAGCTCTACACCTGCAACGGCTCCGGCGCCCAGCAGTGGACGGTGGCCGACGACGGCACGATCAGGGCGCTCGGCAAGTGCCTCGACATCGCCGCCGGCAGCACCGCCAACGGCGCCCGGGCGCAGATCTACGACTGCAACGGCACCGGGGCGCAGCAGTGGTCGTCCACCGCCGGGCAACTGGTCAACCCGACGTCCGGCAAGTGCCTCGACGCGACCGGCCCCAGCTCCGCCGACGGCACCCCGCTGCAGATCTGGAGCTGCACCGGCGCCGCCAACCAGACCTGGACGTTGCCGACCGGCGGAGGCACCCCGCCGCCCCCGTCGGGCGGCTTCACGCACCCCGGGGTGCTGGTCAGCCGGGGTCAGCTCGACTTCGTCCGCGGTCGGGTGCAGGCCGGCGCGCAGCCGTGGGCGTCGGCCTACAACCAGATGATGGGCAGCCGGTACGCCTCGCTGTCGCGCACCCCGGCGCCCCGCGCGGTCGTCGAGTGCGGCTCCTACTCCAACCCCAACAACGGCTGCACCGACGAGCGTGAGGACGCGATCGCCGCGTACACCGACGCGCTCGCCTGGTACGTCACCGGAGACGCCCGGTACGCGCAGAAGTCGATCCAGATCATGGACGCCTGGTCGGCCACGATCACCGCGCACACCGGCAGCAACGCGCCACTGCAGACCGGCTGGGCCGCCTCGGTCTGGCCCCGGGCCGCCGAGGTCATCAAGTACACGTACACGAGCTGGCCCAACGCCAACCGGTTCGCCACGATGCTGCGCAACGTCTATCTGCCGATGGTCCGCAACGGCTCCGGCAGCAACGGCAACTGGGAACTGACCATGATGGAGGCGACGGTCGGAATCGCGGTCTTCCTGGAGGACCGGGCCGTCTACGACGCGGCGGTCGCCCGCTTCCTCAACCGCACCCGGGCCTTCGTCTACCTGCCCAGCGACGGCGCGCTGCCGTACACGATGCCCGGCAGCGGCCTCGACACCAGTGCGGAGATCATCGGCTACTGGCACGGCCAGTCCACCTTCGTCGCCGGCCTCGCCCAGGAGACCTGCCGCGACTTCGTCCACACCGGGTACGGGATCTCCGCCATCTCACATGTCGCAGAGACCTCCCGCGTCCAGGGACGGGACCTGTATCCCCAGGTCGGTGAGCGGCTGCGGCAGGCGCTCGGCTTGCATTCGCGCTACCAGCTCGGCGAGGCGCCGCCCTCCTGGCTCTGCGGCGGCAGCCTCACCCGGGGCCTCGGCCCGATCACCGAGGTCGGCTTCAACGCGATGAGCAACCGGCTGGGCAACGTCATGACCAACACGCAGACTCTCACGCTGCAACAGCGTCCCGCCGGCAGCAACAACCTCTTCGTCGCCTGGGAGACGCTGACCCACGCCAACAACCCCAACTGA